The genomic window CGGCGACATCGGGCACGAGGAGCTGACCTCGGCCGAGGGTGAGCGCCCCGAGCGCGGCACCGACTTCACCACGACGCCGGGCACCGACGCCGAACCGGCCGTCCCGCCCTACGACGAGCGCAAGGACACCGCGAATCGGCCGGGCGAGACAGCGGCGGGTGAGGTGGAGGGCGCCGATGTCGGCGGCGCGACGACGCCGACGCCGACCGACGAACAGGAGTGAGGCGACGACGAAGGTGCTGGTCGCCGGGATCGGGAACATCTTCCTCGGCGACGACGGATTCGGCCCGGCGGTGGTGCGGCGGCTGCCCGCCCCCACCGCGGCGGACGTGCGCGTCGCCGACTACGGCATCCGGGGCATGCACCTCGCCTACGACCTGCTGAACGACTGGGACGCGCTGGTGCTCGTCGACGCCCTGCCCGATCGGGGCGCGCCGGGCCGGGTCGAGGTGTTCCGTGCGGAGCAGGCGGAGGAAGCCGGCACCCGGCTCGACGCGCACGCGATGGATCCCGAGGCCGTGTTCTCGATGGTGCGGACGCTGGGCGGCACCGTGCCGCCGACGGTGATCGTCGGGTGCCAGGTCGTCTCGGTCGCCGAGGGGATCGGCCTCACCGAGCCCGTCGAGGCGGCCGTCGCACCCGCCGCCGCCGCGGTCGGGTCGGTGCTGGCGGACCTGCTCAGCCGACAGGAGGTGTGAACGATGTGCCTCGGGATTCCGGGCCGGGTCGTGCGGATGGCCGAGGGCTACCACGATCAGGTGGCCTTGGTGGACGTCTCGGGTGAGACGCGCAAAGTGAACATCGGCATGCTCGACGAAGGCCCGGTGCGCCCCGGCGAGTGGGTCATCATCCACATGGGTTTCGCGGTCGAGCGAACCGACGAGGCGGGCGCGGCCGAGGCGCTCGCGGGGCTGCGGCTGCTGGGACGCGGGGAGGAACCGTGACCGCGGCGCGAACCCGGCG from Nocardia bhagyanarayanae includes these protein-coding regions:
- a CDS encoding hydrogenase maturation protease; the encoded protein is MSAARRRRRRPTNRSEATTKVLVAGIGNIFLGDDGFGPAVVRRLPAPTAADVRVADYGIRGMHLAYDLLNDWDALVLVDALPDRGAPGRVEVFRAEQAEEAGTRLDAHAMDPEAVFSMVRTLGGTVPPTVIVGCQVVSVAEGIGLTEPVEAAVAPAAAAVGSVLADLLSRQEV
- a CDS encoding HypC/HybG/HupF family hydrogenase formation chaperone is translated as MCLGIPGRVVRMAEGYHDQVALVDVSGETRKVNIGMLDEGPVRPGEWVIIHMGFAVERTDEAGAAEALAGLRLLGRGEEP